A portion of the Cryptomeria japonica chromosome 5, Sugi_1.0, whole genome shotgun sequence genome contains these proteins:
- the LOC131059194 gene encoding cypmaclein-like, which yields MPMARFHPRLPIFVFLTLLLIVQVWKVSTHAVEDNVKFVELQTDVGDNSYGAVKAHIDCDKECNRRCSKASLHNRCLKYCGICCEKCNCVPPGTYGYGDVCPCYANLKNPKGGHKCP from the exons ATGCCAATGGCCCGCTTTCACCCTCGTTTACCCATCTTTGTATTCCTCACCCTGCTGCTCATAGTGCAG GTTTGGAAAGTATCAACACATGCAGTTGAGGATAATGTGAAGTTTGTAGAG CTGCAGACTGATGTGGGTGATAACAGTTATGGAGCAGTGAAGGCTCATATCG ACTGTGATAAGGAATGCAATAGGAGATGCTCCAAGGCATCATTGCATAATAGGTGTCTCAAGTACTGCGGAATATGCTGTGAGAAATGTAACTGCGTTCCACCTGGTACATATGGCTACGGAGATGTTTGCCCTTGCTATGCCAATTTGAAGAACCCCAAGGGTGGACACAAATGCCCTTAG